The window ATGGCAGATGTAGTGATAGGCCTCGGTCACGCGGATGTCGAACTTGGAGTTGCCGGGCACGCTGAACTTTTCGCCTGCGGACGATTTCACCCACGCATCCGTGCCTGCCAGCTTGTATTCGCACGAGCCTGCGACACATTCCATGATTTCAGGCGCGCCAGTGTTGAACGTGAGCGTCGCGGGCAGCACCACACCCACCGACTTCTTCGTGCCGTCCGGGAAGGTGATGCCGTGGCTCACGCACTTGCCGTCAAAGTACACATTGGCTTGGGTGGTGACGGACACGCCGTCGATTTTTTCGGTGGTCATGGAATGCGCGGGTAGGAATGGAGGAAACCCACGATTTTAGGGCAGGGTGCTGACGCCTCGGACTGCGGGCGCCAACGAAATCCGTGCCCTCGACCGCTTGTGCCAAGAAAAAGAGCCCCGAAGGGCTCTTGGTCACTGGCCTGGGCAGCTTGGCTGCCGGCGCTTAACGCCAGTAGGGGTTGCGGTGGTGCGGGTAGTAGGGACGTCCGCCGTCGTAGCCATATTCAATTACCGTGACCGGGGGCGTCACGTAAGTGGGTGGTGCCTGGTACACCGGCTGCACGGGGTAGGTGGAGGTCACCACACCCGGCTGGCTGTATACGCCCTGGGCTGCGTATGGGTCAGGCTGGGTCGAATAGGTCTGGCCAGCGGGCTGCACGTTCACCGAAATCCAGCGGCCTGGGTCATTCTGGGTGCGGGTGGTGTACTGGCGGCCTGCGTATTCATAGACCACGTCGTAGCCCACCGTGCGGTTCTCGTAGTACGTCTCGGTAGTGCAGCGCTGCACGTTCTGGTACTGCGGCTGGCCATTGCCTTCGATCTGGTTGCCCACCACTGCGCCGCCCAGCACCCCGATGGCTGTGGCTGCGGCGCGACCGCTGCCCCTGCCAATGGTGTTGCCCACAGCGCCACCGGCAATCGCGCCAATCACAGCGCCTGCGCCAGTGGTGCGGTTGCCGTTGTAAACGGTTTCATTGCCACAAACCTGCTGCGGAACGCCGACTTGCTGAATGATGGGCGTGGCAGACAGCACACGGCCTTGTTCCTGGGCGCCGGCCACGACGGCGACGGCGGCCAGGGCAGAAAAAATCACGATCTTTTTCATGGAGAAACTCCTTTCGGGTCGGTACATAACGCACCA of the Acidovorax sp. 107 genome contains:
- a CDS encoding glycine zipper 2TM domain-containing protein; the encoded protein is MKKIVIFSALAAVAVVAGAQEQGRVLSATPIIQQVGVPQQVCGNETVYNGNRTTGAGAVIGAIAGGAVGNTIGRGSGRAAATAIGVLGGAVVGNQIEGNGQPQYQNVQRCTTETYYENRTVGYDVVYEYAGRQYTTRTQNDPGRWISVNVQPAGQTYSTQPDPYAAQGVYSQPGVVTSTYPVQPVYQAPPTYVTPPVTVIEYGYDGGRPYYPHHRNPYWR
- a CDS encoding pyrimidine/purine nucleoside phosphorylase; protein product: MTTEKIDGVSVTTQANVYFDGKCVSHGITFPDGTKKSVGVVLPATLTFNTGAPEIMECVAGSCEYKLAGTDAWVKSSAGEKFSVPGNSKFDIRVTEAYHYICHFG